In the genome of Opitutia bacterium KCR 482, one region contains:
- a CDS encoding MFS transporter encodes MEIRKNHHKWYKWEVLALLWVAFFLNQADRQIYNTLLVPIKETLKLTDGEAGLIATLFSLVFALLVPISGFVADRISRKRIIVFSIILWSGATIASGACHGLLLFILFRSIATGMGEATFGPANYSTIADYHDEDTRGTAMSIHQTSYYFGVIVSGLLAGWIGERWGWRSAFYIFGAVGVLHGLLVMWRLHDKVSEKPEPAPAEKKKDEVKFLDSMAILFKTPTALILTIGFACLIFVLQGYLTWTPTFLHEKFGMDLARAGFNSMFYTHIAAFVGILLAGRISDKLAHFKPAYRILMQSCGLLAAAPFIVMMGYSSEMWTVYLGLAGFGFARAFFDANTYPVLYDVIPPKFHASAAGVMLFLGFGVGSLSPLVLGMLKPVLGLSLGISLLAAVWVFGSFLLFVGYKFFYKRDYEVAHANVEA; translated from the coding sequence ATGGAAATTCGTAAAAATCATCATAAATGGTATAAATGGGAGGTTCTCGCGCTGCTGTGGGTGGCGTTCTTCCTCAATCAGGCGGACAGGCAGATTTACAACACGCTGCTCGTGCCGATTAAAGAAACCCTAAAACTGACCGACGGCGAGGCGGGGCTTATCGCGACGCTATTCAGCCTCGTCTTCGCGCTGCTCGTGCCGATTTCGGGCTTCGTCGCCGACAGAATCAGCCGCAAGCGGATTATTGTGTTCAGCATTATTCTTTGGAGCGGCGCGACAATCGCCTCGGGCGCGTGCCACGGGCTTCTGCTTTTCATTCTCTTCCGCAGTATCGCAACGGGCATGGGCGAGGCGACTTTCGGGCCCGCCAACTACTCGACAATCGCCGACTACCACGACGAAGACACGCGCGGCACGGCGATGAGCATCCACCAGACATCGTACTATTTCGGCGTAATCGTAAGCGGGCTTCTCGCCGGCTGGATTGGCGAGCGTTGGGGCTGGCGGAGCGCGTTCTACATCTTCGGTGCGGTCGGCGTTCTGCACGGACTGCTCGTAATGTGGCGTCTGCACGACAAGGTTTCCGAAAAGCCCGAACCCGCTCCCGCCGAGAAGAAAAAGGACGAAGTCAAATTTCTCGACTCCATGGCGATTCTTTTCAAGACGCCGACCGCCCTCATTCTCACAATCGGGTTCGCTTGCCTGATTTTCGTTTTGCAGGGCTACCTTACTTGGACGCCAACATTCCTACACGAAAAGTTCGGTATGGACTTGGCCCGCGCGGGCTTCAACTCGATGTTCTACACGCACATTGCCGCGTTCGTTGGCATTCTCCTTGCGGGCAGAATTTCCGACAAGCTTGCGCACTTCAAGCCCGCGTACAGAATTTTGATGCAAAGCTGCGGGCTTCTCGCCGCCGCGCCGTTCATCGTGATGATGGGCTACTCTTCCGAAATGTGGACGGTCTATCTTGGCTTGGCGGGCTTCGGCTTCGCGCGCGCTTTCTTCGACGCAAACACATACCCCGTGCTCTACGACGTCATTCCCCCGAAGTTCCACGCTTCGGCGGCGGGCGTAATGCTCTTTTTGGGCTTCGGCGTAGGCTCGCTTTCGCCGCTGGTCTTGGGCATGCTCAAGCCCGTGCTGGGGCTGTCGCTGGGCATTTCGCTTCTTGCGGCGGTTTGGGTCTTCGGAAGCTTCCTGCTGTTTGTAGGCTACAAATTCTTCTATAAGCGCGACTACGAAGTCGCCCATGCCAATGTCGAGGCATAG
- a CDS encoding DUF4380 domain-containing protein, with translation MSRHSTETVELSRGALKVVVAPRLGGRIAEFSLCGRNLLFENPALAGVENDQPTPAWDGVWRNFGGEKVWVAPQGWDGKGQWAGPPDPVLDGGYFSLLAADSEKISTRSPDDPKTGLRIDRTISLLDGQSGVNVDASLTDVSGGGGEWSIWPVVQVRADENTSITFPSPDGFRVLHGVVNNPQFGIDECGNCEVSYKYIMGKIGANTNAGWVACTDTANGTAFVASCDFPQSARYPQGTNVQVWTSGRGSIFSRGVLRTAADDPVGNPPYMEIELLSPLTKIGAGGSFGFSYKLRACAVPRGATVKSLFGLGVLTEKLSVERRGGAAFATASAGAFAAGKIGVFDELGNALCEPVEVSPERGARISAEIPQSVGKIKLEYFNSAGRLKIEEFEL, from the coding sequence ATGTCGAGGCATAGCACCGAAACCGTCGAATTGTCGCGCGGGGCGTTGAAGGTCGTCGTCGCCCCGCGTCTCGGCGGACGCATTGCGGAGTTTTCGCTCTGCGGACGGAATCTGCTTTTCGAAAATCCCGCGCTTGCGGGCGTCGAAAACGATCAGCCGACTCCCGCGTGGGACGGCGTTTGGCGGAACTTCGGCGGCGAGAAGGTTTGGGTCGCTCCGCAGGGCTGGGACGGCAAAGGGCAATGGGCGGGCCCGCCCGATCCCGTGCTCGACGGCGGATATTTTTCGCTTCTGGCGGCGGATTCGGAGAAAATTTCGACGCGCAGCCCCGACGATCCCAAAACGGGCCTGCGCATAGACCGCACAATATCGCTGCTCGACGGACAGTCGGGGGTGAATGTCGACGCGTCGCTTACGGACGTTTCGGGCGGGGGCGGCGAGTGGTCGATTTGGCCGGTCGTCCAGGTTCGCGCCGACGAGAATACGTCGATAACATTCCCGTCGCCCGACGGATTCCGTGTGTTGCACGGCGTTGTGAACAACCCGCAGTTCGGAATCGACGAATGCGGAAACTGCGAAGTTTCATACAAATACATAATGGGCAAAATAGGCGCGAACACAAATGCGGGCTGGGTTGCGTGCACCGATACCGCAAACGGAACGGCGTTCGTGGCGTCGTGCGACTTCCCGCAATCGGCGCGCTACCCGCAGGGCACAAACGTGCAGGTTTGGACTTCGGGCAGAGGCTCGATTTTCTCGCGCGGGGTGCTTCGGACGGCGGCTGACGACCCCGTCGGGAATCCGCCCTACATGGAAATAGAGCTGCTTTCGCCGCTTACGAAAATCGGCGCGGGCGGAAGCTTCGGTTTTTCCTACAAGCTCCGCGCGTGCGCGGTTCCCCGCGGCGCAACGGTGAAATCGCTGTTCGGGCTTGGCGTGCTGACTGAAAAACTTTCCGTTGAAAGGCGCGGAGGCGCGGCGTTTGCGACCGCGTCGGCGGGCGCGTTCGCGGCTGGGAAAATCGGCGTTTTCGACGAACTCGGCAACGCGCTTTGCGAGCCTGTCGAGGTTTCTCCCGAACGCGGCGCGAGAATTTCCGCGGAAATTCCGCAGTCGGTCGGAAAGATTAAACTTGAATATTTCAACTCCGCGGGCAGACTGAAAATAGAGGAATTTGAATTATGA